One genomic region from Alteromonas pelagimontana encodes:
- a CDS encoding MATE family efflux transporter produces the protein MISRRSALESKRLVSLTWPLLVAQLTQMLMGVVDTVMAGHYDAVDMAAVALGFSITVPLLCFIQGIALALPPIISRFHGKGATSDIARASQQAGYLLVIVSLIIMCIYPFTESLVTLFPMEDALAVITVDYVHFVLLSMPGFALYQWLRNFCEGLGNTKPTMVITVIGLAFNVLGNYLFIYGAGPIPAFGGAGCGIATTIVIYAMMIATAVYVRFSSRLKQYALFAQVFSPSAGMMARIFKLGLPVAMTLLFEVTLFAVVALLLAPFGATTVAAHQVALNFSALMFMFPMSLGMAVSIRVGYRIGQNRYRQARVAVKSALTIGLLVAILTASFTVLAKSFIIGLYTTDDEVFELANSLLIFAALFQFSDAIQVISANALRGYKDTTAMFLITFCAYWLIGLPTGIILGRTDWLTDAPLSAAGFWIGFIVGLSSAAVMLGSRVWVIQRRYARHSNLAQ, from the coding sequence ATTATTTCCCGCCGTTCTGCCCTTGAAAGCAAACGGTTAGTTTCACTTACCTGGCCGTTATTGGTTGCGCAGCTAACGCAGATGTTGATGGGCGTGGTAGATACTGTTATGGCTGGACACTACGATGCCGTAGATATGGCCGCCGTAGCCTTGGGATTTAGCATAACGGTACCGCTGTTATGTTTTATTCAAGGTATCGCTTTAGCATTGCCGCCTATCATTTCCCGTTTTCACGGTAAAGGCGCGACCAGCGATATTGCTCGCGCCTCCCAGCAAGCGGGCTACTTACTGGTGATTGTCAGCCTGATAATAATGTGTATTTATCCGTTTACCGAGTCGCTGGTAACACTCTTTCCGATGGAAGATGCATTAGCAGTAATCACCGTAGACTATGTACATTTTGTGCTTCTTTCTATGCCAGGTTTTGCGCTCTATCAGTGGTTACGAAACTTCTGCGAAGGGCTGGGTAATACTAAGCCCACCATGGTGATTACCGTCATTGGCCTGGCCTTTAATGTGCTGGGAAACTACCTGTTTATTTACGGTGCCGGGCCTATTCCCGCATTTGGTGGCGCAGGCTGCGGCATTGCCACCACCATTGTCATTTATGCAATGATGATAGCGACTGCTGTTTATGTAAGGTTTTCTTCTCGCCTGAAACAATACGCGCTGTTTGCCCAGGTATTTTCGCCCTCAGCGGGAATGATGGCGCGCATCTTTAAACTCGGCCTGCCTGTCGCCATGACGCTGCTATTTGAAGTCACCTTATTTGCCGTTGTTGCTTTGTTGTTAGCGCCTTTTGGTGCCACTACTGTCGCTGCGCATCAGGTTGCTCTAAACTTTTCTGCACTTATGTTCATGTTTCCCATGAGCTTAGGAATGGCAGTTTCGATTCGCGTTGGCTATCGCATTGGGCAAAATCGCTATCGACAGGCCAGAGTGGCAGTAAAAAGTGCACTAACAATCGGATTGCTAGTAGCAATATTGACCGCGTCATTTACTGTCTTGGCTAAAAGTTTCATTATTGGTTTATATACTACCGATGATGAGGTTTTTGAATTAGCGAACTCGTTGCTGATATTTGCCGCTCTGTTTCAATTTTCTGATGCCATACAAGTTATTTCCGCCAACGCACTTCGCGGCTATAAAGATACCACGGCAATGTTTTTAATTACCTTTTGTGCGTACTGGCTAATTGGACTTCCTACAGGGATAATATTAGGACGTACCGACTGGCTGACCGACGCGCCTTTGTCCGCAGCCGGATTCTGGATTGGGTTTATTGTAGGATTAAGCAGCGCTGCGGTGATGTTGGGATCACGAGTATGGGTAATTCAAAGGCGCTATGCCCGGCATTCGAACCTGGCGCAATAA
- a CDS encoding MarC family protein, which translates to MIEIVPVLIYFFAVIDPIGTIPVFVACTQRHSAAERRKIALMAFLTSTSILLFFIIAGEFILTVMKIPLPAFQISGGIVLFLFALTMIFGEGKPGKEIRMMKSPREIAVFPIAVPSIASPGAMLAAVLLTENKVYTLWEQAQTAMVMVGVLFLTLLLMIMANVIIRVIGEAGASIISRVMGLILASLATANTLAGIKVYFAI; encoded by the coding sequence GTGATTGAAATTGTGCCAGTGTTGATTTACTTCTTCGCAGTTATCGATCCCATTGGCACCATTCCAGTATTCGTGGCGTGTACTCAACGCCACTCTGCTGCAGAAAGACGTAAAATAGCGCTAATGGCATTTCTTACTTCCACCAGTATTCTGCTGTTTTTTATCATTGCTGGCGAGTTCATCTTGACCGTTATGAAAATTCCGTTACCCGCATTTCAAATTTCAGGTGGAATCGTGCTTTTCCTGTTCGCGTTAACTATGATTTTTGGCGAAGGAAAGCCAGGAAAAGAAATAAGAATGATGAAGTCGCCGCGTGAAATAGCCGTTTTCCCCATCGCGGTTCCTTCTATTGCAAGCCCCGGCGCTATGCTCGCCGCTGTTTTACTCACCGAAAATAAGGTCTACACACTTTGGGAACAAGCTCAAACAGCAATGGTGATGGTGGGCGTATTGTTTTTAACCCTTCTTCTTATGATTATGGCCAATGTCATCATTCGAGTAATTGGTGAAGCCGGAGCCAGTATTATCAGCCGGGTAATGGGCCTTATTCTGGCTTCACTGGCAACAGCCAATACGCTTGCCGGAATTAAGGTCTATTTTGCTATTTAA
- a CDS encoding rhomboid family intramembrane serine protease, with amino-acid sequence MKTKNLHYSLYSAIMASVSAVAALWVIQSAGILFHLPLGMLGIVPLEWSRLPGILTAPLVHSSYEHLFNNTLPLLILGTALLYGYPQTRFKALGFSWLISGIGVWLFGRDATHLGASGVAHGLFFYLFVVSVMRRDARSVGLMMIAFFMYGGMVMTIFPRDPEISYEAHFFGALGGTVCALLFWKRDPKPTPKHYEWEGKDEDDPLIGNLWERNSASDDSREVSNKTQ; translated from the coding sequence ATGAAAACAAAGAATCTTCATTATTCCCTCTATAGCGCCATAATGGCCAGTGTGAGCGCTGTTGCAGCGCTTTGGGTTATCCAGTCGGCGGGTATCTTGTTCCACTTACCGTTAGGCATGCTGGGCATAGTGCCGCTTGAATGGTCGCGGCTGCCGGGCATACTTACGGCGCCTTTAGTACATAGCTCTTATGAACATTTGTTCAATAATACCTTGCCGCTTTTAATTTTGGGTACCGCGCTGTTATACGGATACCCGCAGACTCGTTTCAAAGCACTAGGATTTTCCTGGTTGATTTCTGGAATTGGCGTGTGGTTGTTTGGTCGCGATGCCACCCATCTGGGCGCAAGTGGTGTGGCTCACGGTTTGTTTTTTTATTTATTTGTTGTATCTGTTATGCGGCGCGACGCGCGTTCCGTCGGGCTTATGATGATCGCGTTTTTTATGTATGGCGGGATGGTAATGACTATTTTTCCCCGCGATCCTGAAATTTCCTATGAGGCGCATTTTTTCGGTGCTTTAGGCGGTACCGTCTGTGCCCTGCTGTTTTGGAAGCGGGATCCAAAACCCACGCCCAAGCATTATGAATGGGAAGGAAAAGACGAAGACGATCCGCTCATCGGCAATTTATGGGAGAGAAATTCGGCTTCAGACGATTCACGAGAAGTGAGCAACAAAACTCAGTAA
- a CDS encoding nucleotidyltransferase family protein — protein MSIRLRIILLAGGSSRRYNGNKLFSNHPGGEPLLQYTVKQYAPLCETPIVLVSGAYHQQISADFSHYDICHLVYNPGWQEGIASSIRNGIQYLQREGSHFSHVLIGLSDLPKVTTASLQHLTIAAQEHPQRIIASRWGGRLSAPAIFPVEYLPQLMMLSGDKGAGKLLNNPENASFCKGVEHPEAACDIDRTRDWDSINFHH, from the coding sequence ATGTCGATTCGCTTAAGGATAATTTTACTCGCCGGTGGAAGTAGCCGACGATATAACGGTAACAAATTGTTCTCCAACCATCCTGGGGGCGAACCATTACTGCAATATACGGTAAAGCAATATGCTCCTCTATGTGAGACGCCTATTGTGCTGGTATCAGGCGCTTATCATCAACAGATCAGTGCAGATTTTTCGCACTATGACATCTGCCACCTTGTTTATAATCCTGGCTGGCAAGAAGGCATTGCCAGTAGCATTCGTAATGGTATTCAGTATCTGCAACGTGAGGGTAGCCATTTCTCTCATGTGCTAATAGGTTTAAGTGATTTACCAAAGGTGACCACCGCATCGTTACAGCACTTGACAATAGCCGCGCAAGAGCATCCACAGCGTATTATTGCCAGTCGGTGGGGAGGCAGGTTGTCGGCGCCGGCAATTTTTCCTGTAGAGTATTTGCCGCAACTTATGATGTTATCGGGAGATAAAGGCGCAGGTAAGCTGCTTAATAATCCGGAAAACGCTAGTTTCTGTAAGGGTGTTGAACATCCTGAAGCTGCCTGTGATATCGACCGTACAAGAGATTGGGATTCGATCAATTTTCATCACTAA
- a CDS encoding XdhC family protein yields the protein MKHHLYHILRDWISQKDDYKWILVTVIGTRGSSYRKAGAMMLFNDTGKQMGMVSGGCLESDIFHHARKCWLKGHSKQVTYDMQEEGDIAWRLGIGCGGEVTLLLQPVNAENNYLHLPEVLERMQANQPVDYAQSLRPGPAASLITRPEQKEDWFVHRLTPPSTLLILGGGIDAIPLCDIAARIGWRVAVNDPRARYARSQDFLSATYTGESEIEDLACNQWYQQANAIVLMHHQVDLDAKAVALIARHPNAALQYLALLGPVHRYKRVLKSAKLQASALPVPICAPAGFPIGGELPESIALSILSQAHATLYEQQTHSQNSCRFA from the coding sequence ATGAAGCACCATCTTTACCACATTTTGCGCGATTGGATTTCGCAAAAGGACGACTACAAGTGGATTCTTGTTACAGTAATCGGAACCCGGGGGTCGTCCTACCGCAAAGCGGGAGCCATGATGTTGTTTAATGACACTGGTAAGCAAATGGGGATGGTTAGCGGTGGTTGTTTAGAAAGCGATATTTTTCACCACGCCAGAAAGTGTTGGTTAAAAGGGCACAGTAAGCAAGTTACTTACGATATGCAGGAAGAAGGCGATATTGCCTGGCGTTTAGGCATAGGTTGCGGCGGAGAGGTGACGTTGCTACTGCAACCGGTGAATGCCGAAAATAACTATTTGCATCTACCTGAAGTATTAGAGCGGATGCAGGCTAATCAACCGGTGGACTATGCCCAAAGCTTACGTCCGGGCCCGGCAGCTTCTTTAATTACCCGACCCGAGCAAAAAGAAGACTGGTTTGTACATCGGCTGACGCCACCCAGTACGCTGCTGATATTAGGAGGTGGTATTGATGCCATACCTCTGTGTGATATAGCGGCCAGAATTGGCTGGCGGGTGGCGGTAAACGATCCGAGAGCAAGGTACGCGCGCTCGCAGGATTTCCTATCAGCCACTTATACCGGCGAGAGTGAAATTGAAGACTTGGCTTGTAATCAATGGTATCAACAGGCAAATGCTATAGTGCTGATGCATCATCAAGTTGACTTAGATGCCAAAGCTGTAGCGTTAATTGCACGTCATCCGAATGCGGCATTACAATATTTGGCGTTGCTTGGACCAGTTCATCGATATAAAAGGGTACTGAAATCAGCTAAGTTACAAGCCTCTGCTTTACCTGTTCCAATTTGTGCGCCAGCGGGATTTCCAATAGGTGGAGAATTGCCGGAATCCATTGCACTTTCCATTCTGTCGCAGGCTCACGCGACCCTCTATGAGCAACAGACGCATTCGCAAAATTCATGTCGATTCGCTTAA
- the cysK gene encoding cysteine synthase A has translation MQVFDDNSLSIGRTPLVKLNRVTGGNVYAKMESRNPSFSVKCRIGANMIWDAEKRGVLKPGKELVEPTSGNTGIALAFVAASRGYKLTLTMPSSMSLERRKLLKALGANLILTEAPKGMKGAVAAAQEIVASDPDKYVLLQQFDNPANPAIHEKTTGPEIWDDTDGKVDAFVAGVGTGGTITGVSRYIKNTKGKAIVSIAVEPTDSPVITQAKKGEELTPGPHKIQGIGAGFIPGNLDLDIVDEVAQVTNEECMEMTHRLMVEEGILAGISSGAAVVAAKRFAERPENKDKIVVVLLASATERYLSSPLFAGAFGEQEEQQ, from the coding sequence ATGCAAGTATTTGACGACAATTCACTTTCTATCGGCCGTACGCCGTTAGTTAAACTTAATCGGGTCACAGGCGGTAACGTGTATGCCAAAATGGAATCGCGGAACCCGAGTTTCAGCGTAAAGTGCCGTATCGGCGCAAACATGATATGGGATGCAGAAAAGCGCGGTGTACTAAAGCCTGGTAAAGAGCTTGTTGAACCTACCAGCGGAAATACCGGAATAGCGCTGGCTTTCGTTGCCGCATCACGAGGTTACAAGCTAACGCTAACCATGCCAAGTAGCATGAGTTTGGAGCGCAGAAAGCTGCTTAAAGCACTGGGTGCAAATTTAATATTGACAGAAGCCCCTAAGGGAATGAAAGGCGCAGTAGCCGCGGCCCAGGAAATCGTCGCTTCTGATCCTGACAAATACGTATTACTCCAACAGTTTGATAACCCTGCCAATCCCGCTATACACGAAAAAACAACCGGGCCTGAAATCTGGGATGACACCGATGGTAAAGTTGATGCTTTTGTCGCAGGCGTAGGTACCGGCGGCACCATTACCGGGGTAAGTCGGTATATCAAAAATACTAAAGGCAAAGCTATTGTCTCTATCGCTGTCGAGCCCACCGATTCACCGGTCATTACTCAAGCAAAAAAAGGCGAAGAACTAACGCCTGGCCCGCATAAAATACAAGGTATCGGCGCGGGTTTCATTCCAGGTAATCTGGATTTAGACATTGTTGACGAAGTGGCGCAAGTCACTAACGAAGAATGTATGGAAATGACGCATCGTCTAATGGTGGAAGAAGGCATACTGGCAGGCATATCATCTGGTGCCGCGGTAGTCGCAGCCAAACGCTTTGCAGAACGTCCGGAAAACAAAGATAAAATTGTAGTTGTACTGTTAGCGAGTGCCACCGAACGCTACTTAAGCAGCCCGTTATTTGCTGGCGCTTTCGGCGAACAGGAAGAACAACAATAA
- a CDS encoding nuclear transport factor 2 family protein has protein sequence MFSLSFKRTVFVILSMMMLSACGEKEEGLGRYGMLHENTPEYTSVKFMQSIYLEPDISQAVALSTNRLARILRSYHTNSNVQRHVMNLKFDSVVITPEGGGKVGRSQFSDKATVTLFFSGEVNDERREDLRRVELIKENGTWKVSRIHPDHFM, from the coding sequence ATGTTTAGTCTCTCTTTCAAACGTACAGTGTTTGTTATCTTGAGTATGATGATGCTCAGCGCCTGTGGTGAGAAAGAAGAAGGGCTTGGCCGCTATGGCATGTTGCATGAAAATACGCCTGAATATACCTCTGTTAAGTTTATGCAGAGCATATATCTAGAACCGGATATCAGTCAGGCTGTTGCCTTAAGTACGAACCGGCTGGCTCGCATTTTAAGAAGTTATCATACGAACAGCAATGTACAGCGGCATGTGATGAACCTGAAATTTGATAGCGTAGTGATTACCCCGGAGGGTGGCGGTAAGGTAGGTCGTTCTCAGTTTTCCGATAAGGCTACAGTTACCTTGTTTTTTAGCGGAGAAGTGAATGATGAGCGTCGTGAAGATCTGCGCCGGGTAGAGCTAATAAAAGAAAATGGTACATGGAAAGTTAGTCGTATTCATCCTGATCATTTTATGTAA
- the tnpA gene encoding IS200/IS605 family transposase produces MSRYEQASHVFWRCQYHIVWTPKYRLRILSNKLGKDVYRCIHVYCQQLDCIVMELNVQIDHVHLVVKIPPKLSISNLMGALKGKIALKLFNKYPYLRKNKMWGNHFWQRGYFVDSVGVNEEIIRRYVRHQEKVERQEQAQLALE; encoded by the coding sequence ATGAGTAGATACGAGCAAGCATCGCACGTGTTTTGGCGATGTCAATATCACATAGTCTGGACTCCGAAATACCGTCTCAGGATATTATCGAATAAATTAGGCAAAGATGTTTACAGGTGTATTCACGTCTACTGTCAGCAACTCGACTGTATAGTGATGGAGTTGAACGTGCAGATAGACCATGTTCACCTAGTAGTAAAAATTCCTCCAAAGCTGTCGATATCGAACCTGATGGGTGCTTTAAAAGGCAAGATAGCTTTGAAACTATTCAATAAGTACCCATATTTGAGAAAGAACAAAATGTGGGGAAACCACTTCTGGCAACGAGGTTACTTTGTTGATTCAGTGGGAGTGAACGAAGAAATCATTAGACGTTATGTACGTCACCAGGAGAAGGTTGAAAGACAAGAGCAAGCTCAGCTCGCCCTAGAATAG